Part of the Planococcus plakortidis genome is shown below.
AAGGCCTGTCCGGCGCTGAAGTGATCCAAGTGGAAGAAAATTGGTCCGAGACGCTGGCGCGTTTCCTGACGAGCCCGATCGTGGTCCCGATCTTATTATCGGTGGCTGGGCTTGGCCTATTGCTTGAGTTGTTCACCCCGGGGGTAGGGATTCCCGGATTCTTCGGGCTGTTTTCACTGATGCTGTTCTTCTATGGCCATTTGGTGGCAGGGCTGGCGGGCTATGAATCGATCCTGCTGCTGGTCTTTGGTCTCGGCCTGATACTCCTGGAGTTTTTCGTCCCGGGCGGCATCCTCGGGATCCTCGGGATACTGGCGGTCATCGGAAGTGTGCTATTAGCGGGTGAAGACGTCCAGACAACAGCAATCGCAATCTTGATTGCATTACTTGTAGCTTCAGCAGGGATGGTGATTTTAGTGAAATTTTTCGGGAAGAAATTGAGCATGTTCAAACGGATCATTCTGACCGATGCCACCGATACCGAGCATGGCTATGTATCGGCCGTCAACCGTCCGGAACTCATCGGCCAGATTGCCCGCTCCACCACCGCCCTTAGGCCTTCCGGCACCATCCGTCTCGGTGATGAATACATCGATGCGGTATCCGAAGGGCGGTTTATCGACAGCAACAAAGATGTTAAAATTATCAAGGTAGAAGGGTCTCGCATCGTTGTGCGTGAACTCGAAAAACAAGAGGAGGAAGAATAAATGGGACTTGAAACAATCGGCCTGGGCGCTGCGATAATTGCCATTATCGTCGTACTTGCCATCTTTTTCACATTCGTACCGGTCACATTATGGATCTCGGCTTTGGCGGCCGGCGTCCGCATCAGCATCTTCACATTGATCGGGATGAGATTGCGCCGGGTTATCCCATCGCGCATCGTCAACCCATTGATCAAGGCTTCTAAAGCCGGCCTTTCCGTTCAGATCAACCAATTGGAAAGCCATTACTTGGCTGGCGGTAACGTCGACCGTGTCGTCAACGCATTGATCGCAGCACACCGTGCCAATATCGACTTGCCGTTCGAACGCGCAGCAGCCATCGACCTTGCCGGCCGTGACGTGCTGGAAGCGGTACAAATGTCGGTCAACCCGAAAGTCATCGAAACGCCATTCATTGCCGGTGTTGCGATGGATGGGATCGAAGTGAAAGCGAAAGCGCGCATTACCGTACGTGCCAATATCGACCGCCTTGTCGGTGGTGCGGGCGAAGAAACCATCGTTGCCCGTGTCGGTGAAGGTATCGTTTCGACACTCGGTTCAAGCACTAACCATAAGAAAGTCCTTGAAAACCCGGATCTCATTTCCCAAACCGTTCTTGGCAAAGGGCTGGATTCCGGTACTGCATTTGAAATCCTGTCGATCGATATTGCAGACGTTGATATCGGCAAGAACATCGGCGCGGAGCTTCAGACGGAACAAGCCGATGCCGATAAGAAAATCGCCCAGGCTAAAGCCGAGGAACGCCGCGCAATGGCTGTAGCCAGCGAACAGGAAATGAAAGCGAAAGTCGTCCAGATGCGCGCGAAAGTTGTCGAAGCCGAAGCCGAAGTGCCGATGGCGATGTCAGAAGCGCTGCGTTCAGGGAATATCGGCGTGATGGATTATATCAATTATAAGAACGTGCAAGCCGATACGAGCATGCGCGAATCCATTTCGAAGAGCGGAACGGAAAAGCAAGAGGACGAGAACTAATAAGCTCCGCCATAACTTAAGGGAGGTTTTGGAATGGAACCCCTCATCATGATGCTGATCATTGCGGCTGTCAGTGCCTTGTTCGGTAAAGACAAGAAGAAAGACGCCAATCAGCAAAAAGGCCGTCAGACGACGCGCCAACAAGTCCCAGGCGCTCCTCGATCCGCACAGCAGAGGCAACAGCAATCGCCAACAGGCGGGCAGCGAAGCTTTAAGCGAATTGAAGATTATGCCAAGGAGATCTACGGCGAGTTTCAATCCCAGATGGAGAGCGATCCGAAACGGGCAGAACAAGCCCGCCAGGTCAAGGAACAGGCAGAACGCGCCAAGACCCGCGCCATGGAGGAAGTTGAGAAACGGGCTCCGGTGCAGGCCAAGCAAGCTGCCGAGCAGGTAAGTCGCCCTGGAAGATTAAGCGCCCATCGACAAGAGCCCCTGAAACGGGCAACGGGAGATGAAAAAGAGCGGGATCTGCTGCCCCTGGATGGGCAAGACGTAAGAAGAGGCATCATCATGGCGGAGATTTTACAACCGCCTAAAGCAAAGCGACAAAAACAAGGCCGGCATATTTAATGCCGGTTTTTTTTATGGTAGTAAAATTATTTATAATATTATTATGTAAACTGAATTTGATGAATTAATTTACATTTTCATATAGAAAATGATAGAGTTGAGGAGAAATAAAAACATGATCCAAGGAGCGTCTAAATGACAAATAACAGCCTACTCGAATTGCATGTGAAAGACCCGAACGAAGCGGTCCTGCTTCTCGGCACATCCGACAGCCACTTGTCGCTGATCGAAGAATCTTTTGATATACACATCATCACCCGCGGCGAGGTGATTCGCCTGGAGGGGTCCGAAGAGGGACGCCGGACGGTGAAACTGCTGCTTGAGCAATTATTGAAGGTCATCCGGAAAGGCATCAATATCGACCAGCGCGATATCGTTTCCGCTATCGAGATGGCGAAAAACGGGACGATCGAATATTTTGCGGAACTTTATGATGAGGAAGTGGCACGCAGCGCGACCGGCCGTTCCATCCGTGCCAAGACGATCGGGCAGCGCCATTATATCCATGCCATCAAAAGAAGTGATATGGTATTCGGGATCGGCCCGGCCGGAACCGGGAAAACATATTTAGCGGTCGTGCTGGCGGTGCAAGCATTGAAAAACGGCCAAGTGAAAAAAATCGTCCTGACACGCCCTGCGGTTGAAGCGGGTGAGAGCCTCGGATTTTTGCCTGGCGATTTGAAGGAAAAAGTCGATCCGTATTTGCGTCCTCTTTATGATGCTTTGCATGATGTCATGGGCCAGGAGCAGACCAACCGCCTGATTGAGCGCGGCACGATTGAAGTGGCGCCGCTCGCCTATATGAGGGGCCGCACGCTCGAGGAGGCGTTCATCATCCTCGATGAATCCCAGAATACGACGAAAGCGCAGATGAAAATGTTTTTGACGCGTCTTGGCTTTAATTCCAAGATGATCATTACCGGCGATAAAACACAGATAGATTTGCCTCGCGGGGCGGAGTCCGGATTGATCGCCGCAGAAAAGAATCTGCACGGAGTCAAAGGAATCGCGTTCCAATACTTGGAAAAAGGCGATGTCGTACGCCATCCGCTCGTCTCCAAGATCATCGAAGCTTACGAGAACCAGCCTGGCTAAGGCTGGTTCTTTTTTTCGGAAGTTTCCCCAAAGGATCTCGTTTATCCTTATCGGAAAGATAGGTCAGCTAAGAGCGTATTCGGGTCCGGTAAATTGTTATTAATTTGTAAGGGACGATGAAAAAAGGACGATGTATTGGTATGATGAAGGAAGAATAGTGAGGTGGTCAAATGGCGGGATGGATCAGGCGCATTTACTTGCGGTTCGGGGCTCCTGTAGTCTTGATCGGCATCAGTTTCATGACAGCGTTGCTCATGTTCGGATTTCTATACGATACGATGGCAACCGATACATACAAAGTCGAGTTATTCCAATTATCCGAAGAAACGATACGGGCGGCAAAAACTGTCGAAGACCCGGTAAGGACGGAACTTGAAAGGGAACGGGCGGCAGCGGAAGTGCAGCCGAGCTACCGGTATATCGAGAAGATTGCCGATAATCAGGCGTCAGTCGTCGATTCGCTGTTCGGCTACGTCCTTGAAGCGAAGCGGGCCAATGAGACCGGCGGGGAGGATGAACCGGACCCGCGTGATGCCGATGAGGCGTTAAGCAGTTTACGCGAATCGACCCGCTTGCTCGAACAAAATGAAAACGGGCTACGCTTGACTGACGATATGCTATATTCGCTGCTCGCACTCGACGATGAAGTGCTGATGCGCGTCGAACGGGAAGTGCGAAACCAAGTGCTGGCTGTTTTGCAGGAGCCACTGCGCGATGCGGGGCTTATGCAAGCGCGCAATGCGGCTGAGCAGGAAATCCGCAGAAACGACCAAGTTCCGGCTTCTGCCATCCCAGCTGCGGTAGCCATCACGAGAGCGAATATCATACCGAATGAGATGATCAATGAAGAACTGACGGAACAACAGCAAGAACAGGCGCGGGCCAGTGTGGAACCGACCCGCATCCTGCAGGGGCAAGTGCTCATCCAGGAAGGGCAATTGATCGACCGGGAAGTGTACCGGCAGCTCGAACTTGCAGGCATGACCGAACAGCAATCGAATTATCGGCCGTTGCTTGCCTTGAGCTTATTGGTGCTCATTGCGGCCGGATTGTTGCTCCTCGTATTGCAAAGCGCGAAAGTGGAAGGGGTCAAAAAAGCCATCCGCTTGACGATCGTCTTTGTGGTCGTCGCTTTGTCACTGGCCATCATGAAGCTGCTCGAGATCATCAGCGGCAATTTTGAAGTGGTCATCGATTTCATGTATCCAACGGCTCTGGCGGGCATATTGGTGCGTTTATTGATCGACGAGCGGACCGCTGTGTATGTGACAATCCTGCTCAGCGCCAGTGCCGGCATGATGCTGCAAAGCGGCTATGCGGGGATTTTCCAGATGGATTCCGCACTG
Proteins encoded:
- a CDS encoding NfeD family protein — protein: MRRKKAWIGFLFLVAAFALAIPAISADNGKVYVIPIEAEVERGLQSFLERGIEEAEEAGAEAIVFEIDTPGGFVNAADGIARLLDEADPETLAFINQDALSAGAFLALHNDEIYMHPNGRMGAAQVIDQSGNAAADKANSAWLASMRSAAESSGRNPQYALAMADASIDLPEYRAAEGDLLTLGAQEALDVGYSEGTVSSLDELLEIKGLSGAEVIQVEENWSETLARFLTSPIVVPILLSVAGLGLLLELFTPGVGIPGFFGLFSLMLFFYGHLVAGLAGYESILLLVFGLGLILLEFFVPGGILGILGILAVIGSVLLAGEDVQTTAIAILIALLVASAGMVILVKFFGKKLSMFKRIILTDATDTEHGYVSAVNRPELIGQIARSTTALRPSGTIRLGDEYIDAVSEGRFIDSNKDVKIIKVEGSRIVVRELEKQEEEE
- a CDS encoding HD family phosphohydrolase; this translates as MAGWIRRIYLRFGAPVVLIGISFMTALLMFGFLYDTMATDTYKVELFQLSEETIRAAKTVEDPVRTELERERAAAEVQPSYRYIEKIADNQASVVDSLFGYVLEAKRANETGGEDEPDPRDADEALSSLRESTRLLEQNENGLRLTDDMLYSLLALDDEVLMRVEREVRNQVLAVLQEPLRDAGLMQARNAAEQEIRRNDQVPASAIPAAVAITRANIIPNEMINEELTEQQQEQARASVEPTRILQGQVLIQEGQLIDREVYRQLELAGMTEQQSNYRPLLALSLLVLIAAGLLLLVLQSAKVEGVKKAIRLTIVFVVVALSLAIMKLLEIISGNFEVVIDFMYPTALAGILVRLLIDERTAVYVTILLSASAGMMLQSGYAGIFQMDSALYVLFGGLTGIYLIRNGHRSIRILPISLAVGGVHLLYVAFYLLVNQSQYSAEEVAFYVAAALAAGLLSGTLATGLLPLFETAFGILSTMKLLELSNPNHPLLKKILTETPGTYHHSVMVANLSDAACEAIGANGLLARVGCYYHDIGKTINPQYFIENQSHGNPHDHLTPEQSRDIILAHGKDGAAILRKQKMPKELIDIAEQHHGTTLLKFFYHKAKEQNDALSEQEYRYSGPKPQSREIAIIMVADSLEAAVRSMDSPSTEKIRKMVDAITEDKLKDGQFDECDITLKELKRVKSVMCETLNGIFHSRIAYPDDQK
- the floA gene encoding flotillin-like protein FloA (flotillin-like protein involved in membrane lipid rafts) encodes the protein MGLETIGLGAAIIAIIVVLAIFFTFVPVTLWISALAAGVRISIFTLIGMRLRRVIPSRIVNPLIKASKAGLSVQINQLESHYLAGGNVDRVVNALIAAHRANIDLPFERAAAIDLAGRDVLEAVQMSVNPKVIETPFIAGVAMDGIEVKAKARITVRANIDRLVGGAGEETIVARVGEGIVSTLGSSTNHKKVLENPDLISQTVLGKGLDSGTAFEILSIDIADVDIGKNIGAELQTEQADADKKIAQAKAEERRAMAVASEQEMKAKVVQMRAKVVEAEAEVPMAMSEALRSGNIGVMDYINYKNVQADTSMRESISKSGTEKQEDEN
- a CDS encoding PhoH family protein, which translates into the protein MTNNSLLELHVKDPNEAVLLLGTSDSHLSLIEESFDIHIITRGEVIRLEGSEEGRRTVKLLLEQLLKVIRKGINIDQRDIVSAIEMAKNGTIEYFAELYDEEVARSATGRSIRAKTIGQRHYIHAIKRSDMVFGIGPAGTGKTYLAVVLAVQALKNGQVKKIVLTRPAVEAGESLGFLPGDLKEKVDPYLRPLYDALHDVMGQEQTNRLIERGTIEVAPLAYMRGRTLEEAFIILDESQNTTKAQMKMFLTRLGFNSKMIITGDKTQIDLPRGAESGLIAAEKNLHGVKGIAFQYLEKGDVVRHPLVSKIIEAYENQPG